From a single Nitrospira sp. genomic region:
- a CDS encoding MFS transporter: MLDNLEAGRVRDLAHSQERSLAPLVGAWLHLTVSFMVWLLAAAMSLSLAQALQLSEQELAWLVSLPLLGGAVLRMVAGWSADRLGARSTALAILVAELLVLCWGWLGVTGYGDALVFSVCLGVAGASFSVTLPIASRAYPPPAQGFVLGLVASGNIGTVLIFFLAPRWAAATDWHQVCGIMAGVVAATLVVFGMAVPPTAPVSGLQTVTWWHSAARLVRQRSAYWLCFLYAVTFGGFVGLCSLLPLLLHEVYRVDAIQAGVLAALCGLMGSMIRPVGGYVADRARGLRTLYYVLPVIAGQWWRWSALRI, translated from the coding sequence GTGCTGGACAATCTGGAGGCCGGGCGTGTCCGAGATCTGGCACATTCTCAGGAGCGGTCATTGGCCCCTCTGGTGGGGGCCTGGCTGCATCTGACGGTCAGCTTCATGGTGTGGCTGCTTGCTGCGGCAATGAGTCTTTCGCTCGCTCAGGCCTTGCAGCTCAGTGAGCAAGAGCTCGCCTGGTTGGTGTCCTTGCCGTTGCTCGGCGGGGCTGTGTTGCGGATGGTAGCCGGGTGGAGTGCGGATCGGCTTGGTGCGCGGTCCACTGCGCTCGCCATTCTCGTGGCGGAGTTGCTGGTGTTGTGCTGGGGCTGGCTTGGTGTGACCGGGTATGGAGACGCACTGGTCTTTTCAGTGTGCCTCGGCGTGGCGGGCGCGAGTTTTTCTGTGACGCTCCCTATTGCGAGCCGTGCGTACCCGCCGCCGGCGCAAGGATTCGTGCTCGGTCTTGTCGCATCGGGAAATATCGGCACCGTGCTCATTTTCTTCTTGGCGCCGCGCTGGGCTGCGGCGACGGATTGGCACCAGGTCTGTGGCATCATGGCCGGGGTGGTTGCAGCGACATTGGTGGTGTTTGGCATGGCCGTGCCGCCAACAGCGCCGGTTTCAGGACTCCAGACAGTGACATGGTGGCACAGTGCGGCGCGATTAGTTCGCCAGCGTTCAGCCTATTGGCTCTGCTTTCTCTATGCGGTCACGTTCGGTGGTTTCGTGGGTCTGTGCAGCCTTCTGCCGCTGTTGCTGCATGAGGTGTATCGTGTCGATGCCATTCAGGCTGGGGTGCTTGCCGCACTCTGCGGGCTGATGGGCAGCATGATTCGTCCGGTCGGCGGTTATGTGGCGGATCGGGCAAGGGGGCTACGGACGCTTTATTATGTGCTGCCGGTCATTGCGGGGCAGTGGTGGCGGTGGTCAGCCCTTCGCATCTGA